A region from the Streptomyces sp. 3214.6 genome encodes:
- a CDS encoding cytochrome P450 translates to MTAYPADRRDFSRSVPVRLWEDGFAPDPHRYYNALRAQGPVGWAELAPGVPAYVITDRRAALDVLHDEETFSHDPRAWEATVPVDSPVLGMMRWRPNALFSDGAAHLRYRTTLIDVFDLVEPHDLRERVHRAVRLLAGRIGPHGAADLVADFSRPLMALVLNDLFGLPDAQGDRLNEGLGKMMEGGAQAAEGEAQYAQYVLELIAAKAEQPGDDLPSRLLDHPARLTREEVTWQVFLTLGAGFEPTANLLSNTLSRVLGNPLYYSTLTSGARPVMDAVVEVLHHETPLANYGIYFAREPVAFHGVWLREAVPVVMSYGALGLPPDPRGGRGAPVAERQVTGGRHPNDASHLSWGAGAHACPAKQHTLLIVTEAIEQLTQWLPDLDPVVPRERLAWRPGPFHRSLTALPVRFSARSASSSPDPSGVHS, encoded by the coding sequence GGGAGGACGGCTTCGCGCCGGATCCGCACCGCTACTACAACGCGCTGCGCGCCCAAGGGCCCGTCGGCTGGGCCGAGTTGGCCCCCGGAGTGCCCGCGTACGTGATCACCGACCGGCGGGCCGCGCTGGACGTGCTGCACGACGAGGAGACGTTCTCGCACGACCCGCGCGCATGGGAGGCGACCGTGCCCGTCGACTCGCCAGTGCTCGGCATGATGCGCTGGCGGCCCAACGCCCTGTTCTCCGACGGCGCCGCGCACCTGCGCTATCGCACCACCCTCATCGACGTCTTCGACCTGGTGGAACCGCACGACCTGCGCGAGCGGGTGCACCGGGCGGTGCGGCTGCTGGCCGGGCGTATCGGTCCGCACGGCGCGGCGGACCTGGTCGCGGACTTCTCGCGGCCCCTGATGGCGCTGGTGTTGAACGACCTGTTCGGGCTGCCGGACGCTCAGGGCGACCGGCTCAACGAGGGCCTGGGCAAGATGATGGAGGGCGGCGCGCAGGCCGCCGAGGGCGAAGCGCAGTACGCGCAGTACGTGCTGGAGCTCATCGCGGCCAAGGCCGAGCAGCCCGGCGACGACCTGCCCAGCCGGCTGCTGGACCATCCGGCCCGGCTGACCCGCGAGGAGGTCACCTGGCAGGTGTTCCTGACCCTCGGCGCCGGGTTCGAGCCGACCGCGAACCTGCTGTCCAACACGCTGTCCAGGGTGCTGGGCAACCCGCTCTACTACTCCACCCTCACCAGCGGCGCCCGCCCGGTCATGGACGCGGTGGTCGAGGTGCTGCACCACGAGACGCCGCTGGCGAACTACGGCATCTACTTCGCCCGCGAGCCCGTGGCCTTCCACGGGGTGTGGCTGCGCGAGGCGGTGCCGGTGGTGATGTCGTACGGGGCACTCGGGCTCCCCCCTGACCCGAGGGGCGGGAGAGGTGCCCCTGTCGCGGAGCGGCAGGTCACCGGCGGCCGACATCCGAACGACGCCTCGCACCTGTCGTGGGGGGCCGGGGCGCACGCCTGTCCGGCGAAACAGCACACGCTGCTCATCGTCACCGAGGCGATCGAACAGCTCACCCAGTGGCTGCCCGACCTCGACCCCGTCGTGCCGCGCGAGCGGCTGGCATGGCGGCCCGGCCCGTTCCACCGCTCGCTGACCGCTCTGCCCGTCCGGTTCAGCGCCCGCTCCGCCAGTTCCTCTCCCGACCCCTCAGGAGTCCATTCGTGA
- a CDS encoding cytochrome P450 family protein — protein sequence MTVTDRIVLDPLGADVHAESARLRALGPIVPVELPGGIPAWAPTEYDTLKALILDPQVSKDPRRHWRQWAELGEHPSWGWILGWVGVINMLSTYGADHTRLRRLVAPSFTHRRTEALRERVEAITAELLDTLDKGEGTVDLKAGFAYPLPLRIVCELFGVPEELRAATGRLIAAIMDTSDPSPEHAAFVQEQIGTVLGSLIAHKSEHPGDDMTTELIRVRDEEGDRLSDEELLYTLLLVIGAGFETTVNLIGNAVVALLHRPEQLAAVRRGEIGWEAVVDETLRLYPSIATLPLRFAVSDLKVGDVTIPAGDAIITTYAAANVDPAHYGPDAEVFDAARAADDHLAFGIGVHRCIGAPLARMEALTALPALFDRFPALRLDTGAGELRQVPSFIASGWQEIPVRLRD from the coding sequence GTGACCGTGACCGACCGCATCGTCCTCGACCCGCTCGGCGCCGATGTGCACGCCGAGAGCGCCCGGCTGCGCGCTCTGGGCCCGATCGTGCCCGTCGAACTGCCCGGCGGCATCCCGGCCTGGGCGCCCACCGAGTACGACACCCTCAAGGCGCTGATCCTGGACCCGCAGGTCAGCAAGGACCCCCGGCGGCACTGGCGGCAGTGGGCGGAGCTCGGCGAACACCCCTCCTGGGGCTGGATCCTGGGCTGGGTCGGTGTGATCAACATGCTCTCCACGTACGGCGCTGACCACACGCGGCTGCGCAGACTGGTGGCACCGAGCTTCACCCACCGCCGTACGGAGGCGCTGCGTGAGCGAGTGGAGGCGATCACGGCGGAGCTGCTGGACACGCTCGACAAGGGCGAGGGCACCGTCGATCTGAAGGCCGGCTTCGCATACCCGCTGCCGCTGCGGATCGTCTGCGAACTCTTCGGCGTGCCCGAGGAGTTGAGGGCCGCCACCGGTCGGCTCATCGCGGCCATCATGGACACGTCCGACCCGAGCCCGGAGCACGCCGCCTTCGTACAGGAGCAGATCGGCACCGTGCTGGGCTCGCTCATCGCCCACAAGAGCGAGCACCCGGGCGACGACATGACGACCGAGCTGATCCGGGTACGCGACGAGGAGGGCGACCGGCTCAGCGACGAGGAGCTGCTGTACACGCTGCTGCTGGTCATCGGCGCCGGCTTCGAGACGACCGTCAACCTGATCGGGAACGCGGTGGTGGCGCTGCTGCACCGCCCCGAGCAGCTGGCGGCGGTGCGGCGCGGCGAGATCGGCTGGGAGGCGGTCGTGGACGAGACGCTGCGGCTGTATCCGTCGATCGCCACACTGCCGCTGCGCTTCGCGGTCAGCGATCTGAAGGTCGGTGACGTGACGATTCCCGCCGGGGACGCGATCATCACGACGTACGCGGCGGCGAACGTGGATCCGGCGCACTACGGGCCGGACGCGGAGGTGTTCGACGCGGCGCGCGCGGCGGACGACCATCTGGCCTTCGGGATCGGTGTGCACCGGTGCATCGGGGCCCCACTGGCCCGGATGGAGGCACTGACGGCGCTGCCCGCCCTGTTCGACCGCTTCCCCGCCCTGCGGCTGGACACCGGTGCCGGGGAGCTGCGGCAGGTCCCCTCGTTCATCGCGAGCGGCTGGCAGGAGATCCCGGTCCGGTTGCGGGACTGA
- a CDS encoding helix-turn-helix domain-containing protein, giving the protein MAGPDDESPHPDPADGGDAAWAQELLDHLRPAGRDVGRIVEWLAATADATVSLRDDTGAGLAGAPTPLDESLVADITGGRLASAAWEGGGRYVRLIRVELPRPAAAGVLAVTRTSPFDRRASDIVTHTVGALELLLRAQQTAATGHRLARATADLRLAILQLLMVEDTVAARRVAAGLWPGLLDTDTACVYVVESSPEERDRLAEACLAETHDEALVVRCPAMDGHVIVVVPDDSAGRALRALCDRHPGAFLGGSVRQSLARTATAYGQAVSALAVARFRPDKTAVYAERTHPECLMDPEVLRSWTTRLLRPLDVLAHHTRAELLATTRLGLEFTAVSAAKVLGVSRNTVRARMERVEALLRTDFSDLTVRAAVHLALNAQVALADDLRGGEPAPARLGELLAGPALSGWAQDLLARLDTDGRDLRGTLRAWIAAGGNAERAAHRLGVHAQTVREHVRSAEPVLERQLLAAGSDLYEVVLAHLVVGDLDQPDLHGSAGRAESGHPDSAVHR; this is encoded by the coding sequence ATGGCCGGCCCGGACGACGAGAGCCCCCACCCCGACCCGGCGGACGGCGGCGACGCGGCGTGGGCGCAGGAACTCCTCGACCACCTGCGCCCCGCGGGACGCGACGTCGGCAGAATCGTCGAGTGGCTGGCGGCCACCGCCGACGCGACCGTCTCCCTACGCGACGACACCGGCGCCGGCCTGGCCGGAGCGCCGACCCCGCTGGACGAGAGCCTGGTCGCCGACATCACCGGCGGCCGCCTCGCCTCCGCCGCCTGGGAGGGCGGGGGCAGGTACGTGCGCCTGATCAGGGTCGAACTCCCGCGTCCGGCCGCCGCCGGCGTGCTCGCCGTGACCCGCACGAGCCCCTTCGACCGGCGCGCCTCCGACATCGTCACGCACACCGTGGGCGCCCTGGAACTCCTGCTGCGCGCACAGCAGACCGCGGCGACCGGACACCGCCTGGCCCGCGCCACCGCCGACCTGCGCCTGGCCATCCTGCAACTGCTCATGGTCGAGGACACCGTCGCCGCCCGCCGCGTCGCCGCCGGGCTGTGGCCCGGCCTGCTGGACACCGACACCGCCTGCGTCTACGTCGTCGAGAGCAGCCCCGAGGAACGCGACCGGCTCGCCGAGGCCTGCCTGGCGGAGACCCACGACGAGGCCCTCGTCGTGCGCTGCCCCGCCATGGACGGCCACGTCATCGTCGTCGTCCCGGACGACAGCGCGGGCCGCGCCCTGCGCGCCCTGTGCGACCGCCACCCCGGCGCGTTCCTCGGCGGCAGCGTCCGCCAGAGCCTCGCCCGCACCGCCACCGCCTACGGCCAGGCCGTCAGCGCCCTCGCCGTCGCCCGCTTCCGACCCGACAAGACGGCCGTCTACGCCGAACGCACCCACCCCGAATGCCTGATGGACCCCGAGGTCCTGCGCTCCTGGACGACCCGTCTGCTGCGCCCCCTCGACGTCCTGGCGCACCACACCCGCGCCGAACTCCTCGCCACCACCCGCCTCGGTCTGGAGTTCACGGCCGTCAGCGCGGCGAAGGTGCTCGGCGTCAGCCGCAACACCGTCCGCGCCCGCATGGAACGCGTCGAGGCCCTGCTGCGCACCGACTTCTCCGACCTCACCGTGCGGGCCGCCGTCCACCTCGCGCTCAACGCGCAGGTCGCCCTCGCGGACGACCTCAGGGGCGGTGAGCCGGCCCCCGCCCGCCTCGGTGAACTGCTCGCCGGGCCCGCGCTGAGCGGCTGGGCGCAGGACCTGCTGGCCCGTCTCGACACCGACGGCCGTGACCTGCGCGGCACCCTGCGCGCCTGGATCGCCGCCGGCGGCAACGCCGAACGGGCCGCCCACCGGTTGGGCGTGCACGCGCAGACCGTGCGCGAACATGTCCGCAGCGCCGAACCCGTTCTGGAACGCCAGCTCCTCGCCGCCGGCAGCGACCTCTACGAAGTCGTCCTGGCCCATCTGGTGGTCGGCGACCTCGACCAGCCCGACCTGCACGGATCGGCCGGGCGGGCCGAATCGGGCCATCCGGACTCAGCTGTGCACAGGTGA
- a CDS encoding L-threonylcarbamoyladenylate synthase, which translates to MAKYYDVHPDNPQPRTISQVAAAIRADALIAYPTDSCYALGCRLGSKDGIDRIRAIRDLDDRHHFTLVCQDFAQLGQFVRVDKDVFRAIKASTPGSYTFILPATKEVPRMLQHPKKKTVGVRIPDHVVTQALLAELGEPLLSSTLLLPGEDEPMTQGWEIKDQLDHVVDGVVDSGDCGTEPTTVIDFSDGEAEIVRHGAGDTSRFE; encoded by the coding sequence ATGGCGAAGTACTACGACGTGCACCCCGACAACCCCCAGCCGCGCACCATCTCCCAGGTCGCGGCCGCCATCCGGGCGGACGCGCTGATCGCGTACCCGACGGATTCCTGCTACGCGCTGGGCTGCCGCCTGGGCAGCAAGGACGGCATCGACCGGATCCGGGCCATCCGCGACCTGGACGACCGGCACCACTTCACCCTCGTCTGCCAGGACTTCGCGCAGCTCGGCCAGTTCGTGCGGGTGGACAAGGACGTGTTCCGCGCGATCAAGGCGTCGACGCCCGGCAGCTACACCTTCATCCTCCCGGCGACGAAGGAGGTGCCGCGCATGCTCCAGCACCCGAAGAAGAAGACGGTGGGTGTGCGCATCCCGGACCATGTCGTCACCCAGGCCCTGCTCGCCGAGCTCGGCGAGCCCCTGCTGTCCAGCACCCTGCTGCTGCCGGGCGAGGACGAGCCGATGACGCAGGGCTGGGAGATCAAGGACCAGCTCGACCACGTGGTGGACGGCGTGGTGGACTCCGGAGACTGCGGCACCGAGCCGACGACGGTCATCGACTTCTCCGACGGCGAGGCGGAGATCGTGCGGCACGGGGCCGGTGACACCTCCCGGTTCGAGTAA
- a CDS encoding dienelactone hydrolase family protein, producing MTSVQGTAVDIPTEDGVADAYVAHPGDGTPRPGVLLYQDAFGLRPHLRSMADRLAEAGYTVLVPNLFYRHGRAPVMELPEFIDPAARPEIFESLYPMVLALTPELIVRDADAYLRWMEESPLVAVGPVAVTGYCMGARLTLPTAGAHPDRIAAAAGFHGSRLVTDAPDSPHLAAEHITAEVYFGHADNDPGLPQEQIERFEEALTAAGVRHTCEVYTGAEHGYTQADTSAYDEQAAERHWAALLDLLKRTF from the coding sequence ATGACCTCCGTACAGGGCACAGCCGTGGACATCCCCACCGAGGACGGCGTCGCGGACGCCTATGTCGCGCATCCGGGCGACGGGACGCCCCGGCCGGGCGTGCTGCTGTACCAGGACGCGTTCGGTCTGCGTCCGCACCTGCGGTCTATGGCCGACCGGCTCGCCGAAGCCGGCTACACGGTGTTGGTGCCCAACTTGTTCTACCGCCACGGGCGCGCCCCCGTCATGGAGTTGCCCGAGTTCATCGACCCCGCCGCGCGCCCGGAGATCTTCGAGTCGCTGTATCCGATGGTGCTGGCGCTGACCCCCGAGCTGATCGTCCGGGACGCGGACGCGTATCTGCGGTGGATGGAGGAGAGCCCCCTGGTCGCAGTCGGTCCGGTCGCGGTGACCGGATACTGCATGGGCGCCCGGCTCACCCTCCCGACCGCCGGCGCCCATCCGGACCGGATCGCGGCGGCGGCCGGTTTCCACGGCAGCCGTCTTGTCACCGACGCGCCGGACAGCCCGCATCTGGCCGCCGAGCACATCACGGCCGAGGTGTACTTCGGCCACGCCGACAACGACCCCGGCCTGCCGCAGGAGCAGATCGAGCGCTTCGAGGAGGCCCTCACCGCCGCCGGTGTCCGGCACACCTGCGAGGTCTACACCGGCGCCGAGCACGGCTATACGCAGGCCGACACCTCCGCCTACGACGAGCAGGCCGCGGAGCGGCACTGGGCCGCGTTGCTGGATCTGCTGAAGCGGACCTTCTGA
- a CDS encoding glycoside hydrolase family 64 protein yields MLTRISTAPLAAIALIGALLTLGPPAAAAVPDTVPLKITNNSGRGDALHVYNLGTLLTTGQQGWADANGAFHAWPAGGTPPTPAPDASIAGPAAGQSATIRIPKFSGRIYFSYGRKLDFRLTTGGLVQPAVQNPSDPNRDILFNWSEYTLNDSGLWLNSTQVDMFSAPYAVGVQRADGSTVSTGHLRTGGYDGFFSALRAQPGGWANLVQSRSDGTVLRALSPLYGVETGALPANVMDDYVNRVWQKYTTTTLTVTPFADQPGTKYYGRVSGGVMNFTNASGTALTSFRKPDAASIFGCHSLLDAPNDAVRGPISRTLCAGFNRSTLLVDSNQPDTTTANFYQDAVTNHYARKIHAQMADGKAYAFAFDDVGQQESLVNDGAPRQAYLTLDPLN; encoded by the coding sequence GTGCTCACCAGGATCAGCACGGCACCGCTCGCGGCGATCGCCCTGATCGGCGCGCTGCTCACCCTCGGACCGCCGGCCGCGGCCGCCGTCCCCGACACCGTCCCGCTCAAGATCACCAACAACTCCGGCCGTGGCGACGCCCTGCACGTCTACAACCTCGGCACCCTGCTGACGACGGGACAGCAGGGCTGGGCGGACGCGAACGGCGCCTTCCACGCCTGGCCCGCCGGCGGCACCCCGCCCACCCCGGCGCCCGACGCGTCGATCGCGGGACCAGCCGCCGGGCAGTCCGCCACGATCCGCATCCCGAAGTTCTCGGGCCGGATCTACTTCTCGTACGGGCGCAAGCTCGACTTCCGCCTGACCACCGGCGGGCTGGTGCAGCCGGCCGTGCAGAATCCGAGCGACCCGAACCGCGACATCCTGTTCAACTGGTCGGAGTACACGCTGAACGACTCCGGGCTGTGGCTGAACAGCACCCAGGTCGACATGTTCTCCGCGCCGTACGCGGTCGGCGTGCAGCGCGCCGACGGGAGCACGGTGAGCACCGGGCATCTCAGGACCGGCGGCTACGACGGGTTCTTCTCCGCCTTGCGCGCTCAGCCCGGCGGCTGGGCGAACCTCGTCCAGAGCCGGTCCGACGGGACCGTGCTGCGGGCGCTCTCCCCGCTGTACGGGGTGGAGACCGGGGCCCTTCCGGCGAACGTCATGGACGACTACGTCAACCGCGTCTGGCAGAAGTACACCACGACGACCCTGACCGTGACGCCGTTCGCCGACCAGCCGGGCACGAAGTACTACGGCCGGGTCTCCGGCGGGGTCATGAACTTCACCAACGCCTCCGGAACGGCCCTCACCAGCTTCCGGAAACCGGACGCAGCGAGCATCTTCGGCTGCCACAGCCTCCTCGACGCCCCGAACGACGCCGTGCGCGGGCCCATCTCCCGCACCCTGTGCGCGGGCTTCAACCGCTCCACGCTGCTCGTCGACAGCAACCAGCCGGACACCACGACGGCGAACTTCTACCAGGACGCGGTGACCAACCACTACGCCCGCAAGATCCACGCCCAGATGGCCGACGGGAAGGCGTACGCGTTCGCCTTCGACGACGTCGGACAGCAGGAGTCGCTGGTCAACGACGGCGCGCCGCGCCAGGCGTACCTGACGCTCGACCCGCTGAACTGA
- a CDS encoding MHYT domain-containing protein translates to MDGTIDGFRYGMVTPIAAYVMACLGGALGLRCIVRTLLNNDSWKPGWLALGAASIGCGIWTMHFIAMIGFQVEETRIGYHVGLTVLSLAVAIAVVGIGVFIVGYRGAGRGSLSLAGVVTGLGVAAMHYLGMAALRLNGDIDYAPPTVALSVLIAVVAATAALWAAVTIRGFLPSLGASLVMGVAVSGMHYTAMAAVSVHVHGATSSWAGDSPTSLLLPMLIGPVIFLLLAGVVVMFDPLLVLGDGEWNRPARAGRAGAAQETVSGPAAGRSWSDG, encoded by the coding sequence ATGGACGGAACGATCGACGGATTCCGGTACGGGATGGTGACCCCGATCGCGGCCTATGTGATGGCCTGCTTAGGAGGAGCTCTGGGGCTGCGCTGCATCGTGCGGACGCTGCTCAACAACGATTCGTGGAAGCCGGGTTGGCTGGCCCTGGGGGCCGCTTCGATCGGCTGTGGCATCTGGACGATGCACTTCATCGCCATGATCGGCTTCCAGGTGGAGGAGACACGGATCGGCTACCACGTCGGTCTGACGGTGCTCAGCCTCGCCGTCGCGATCGCGGTGGTCGGCATCGGCGTGTTCATCGTGGGCTACCGGGGCGCCGGCCGCGGGTCACTGTCGCTCGCGGGCGTCGTCACCGGTCTCGGGGTCGCGGCCATGCACTACCTGGGCATGGCGGCGCTGCGGCTCAACGGGGACATCGACTACGCCCCGCCCACCGTGGCCCTGTCCGTGCTGATCGCCGTGGTCGCCGCGACGGCGGCCCTGTGGGCGGCCGTCACGATCCGCGGGTTTCTGCCGAGCCTCGGCGCCAGCCTGGTCATGGGCGTCGCCGTGTCCGGGATGCACTACACGGCGATGGCCGCGGTCAGCGTCCATGTGCACGGCGCCACGTCGTCGTGGGCCGGCGACAGCCCGACCTCGCTGCTGCTGCCGATGCTGATCGGCCCGGTCATCTTCCTGTTGCTGGCCGGGGTGGTGGTGATGTTCGATCCGCTGCTCGTACTCGGCGACGGCGAGTGGAACCGGCCCGCCCGCGCGGGGCGGGCCGGTGCGGCGCAGGAGACGGTCAGCGGGCCTGCCGCCGGCCGATCGTGGAGCGATGGGTGA
- a CDS encoding metallophosphoesterase family protein: MSDSSRDTAEGAGWGGAERGAYQQLMPGRVEKISWLNPRTLWAARNGVLASWFGDPTGRTRGRLVAQRAAAGAPADKVIRRQDPDDFSFMVIGDTGEGDDPQYAVVPGFLRVSQGTSFAVVASDVIYPVGSADDYGTKFFRPYRDYRAPIYAIPGNHDWYEDLGAFMRVFCGDTPPLPAEPAPRLLSRAWLRSLLWHRPRPGDGQRLSEARELRSTPVQQAVQPGPYWAIDSGPVRIIGIDTGLLGTLDAEQGAWLREVSRGPRPKILITGSPLYVDGEHHPCPIEGGGTVDDIVSAPEHRYVAAIGGDIHNYQRYPVRLADGRTLQYVVSGGGGAFMHATHTIPRVSVAGVTEQDFRCYPLRGDSLAFYSRLYGRRLRLRRFFALTEAEGQAVVAERLGIGPTRTPGPEVRLTRRIRLIAGLLGTGSRPDRRKRFRLPVRKIYTQLFSPSSATYSPPFFKCFLRLDVTPESVRLRCYAATGNLAQELNPPVEDEVTIPLI; encoded by the coding sequence GTGTCTGACTCCTCACGCGATACCGCCGAAGGCGCCGGCTGGGGCGGCGCCGAACGCGGCGCCTACCAGCAGCTCATGCCGGGCCGGGTCGAGAAGATCTCGTGGCTGAATCCCCGAACGCTGTGGGCCGCCCGCAACGGCGTGCTGGCCTCCTGGTTCGGCGACCCGACGGGCCGCACCCGCGGCCGCCTGGTGGCGCAGCGCGCGGCGGCCGGCGCCCCCGCCGACAAGGTGATCCGGCGTCAGGACCCGGACGACTTCTCCTTCATGGTCATCGGCGACACCGGCGAGGGCGACGATCCCCAGTACGCCGTCGTGCCGGGCTTTCTGAGGGTCAGTCAGGGCACGTCGTTCGCCGTCGTCGCCAGTGACGTCATCTACCCGGTCGGCAGCGCCGACGACTACGGCACCAAGTTCTTCCGCCCGTACCGCGACTACCGCGCCCCCATCTACGCGATACCGGGCAACCACGACTGGTACGAGGACCTCGGCGCGTTCATGCGGGTCTTCTGCGGCGACACCCCGCCCCTGCCCGCCGAGCCCGCGCCGCGCCTGCTCAGCCGGGCCTGGCTGCGGTCCCTGCTGTGGCACCGGCCGCGCCCGGGCGACGGTCAACGGCTTTCCGAAGCACGCGAGTTGAGGTCGACCCCGGTCCAACAGGCCGTGCAGCCGGGGCCGTACTGGGCGATCGACTCCGGGCCGGTGCGGATCATAGGGATCGACACCGGACTGCTGGGCACCCTCGACGCCGAACAGGGCGCGTGGCTGCGCGAGGTGTCCCGGGGGCCGCGGCCGAAGATCCTCATCACCGGCTCACCCCTGTACGTCGACGGCGAGCACCACCCGTGCCCCATCGAGGGCGGCGGCACCGTCGACGACATCGTCAGCGCGCCCGAGCACCGCTACGTTGCGGCGATAGGCGGCGACATCCACAACTACCAGCGCTATCCGGTGCGGCTGGCGGACGGCCGGACCCTGCAGTACGTGGTCTCGGGCGGCGGGGGCGCCTTCATGCACGCCACGCACACCATCCCCCGGGTGTCCGTCGCCGGCGTCACCGAGCAGGACTTCCGCTGCTATCCGCTGCGCGGCGACTCCCTCGCCTTCTACAGCCGGCTCTACGGGCGCCGGCTGCGGCTGCGCCGCTTCTTCGCGCTCACCGAGGCGGAGGGCCAGGCGGTCGTCGCCGAGCGGCTGGGCATCGGGCCAACCCGGACGCCGGGCCCCGAGGTGCGGCTGACGCGGCGGATCCGGCTGATCGCCGGCCTGCTGGGCACCGGGAGCCGCCCGGACCGCCGCAAACGGTTCCGGCTGCCCGTCCGCAAGATCTACACCCAGCTGTTCTCGCCGAGCTCGGCGACGTACAGCCCGCCGTTCTTCAAGTGCTTCCTGCGGCTGGACGTCACGCCGGAGTCGGTCCGGCTGCGCTGCTACGCGGCCACCGGCAATCTCGCGCAGGAACTGAACCCGCCGGTCGAGGACGAGGTCACCATCCCGCTGATCTGA
- a CDS encoding LLM class flavin-dependent oxidoreductase, producing MSPTSRPLRKLGFLTIGLFEGDDPGRGHETTLEIIELGERLGFDSAWVRHRHLQYGISSPVAVLAAASQRTRRIELGTAVIPLGWENPLRLAEDLATVDVLSGGRLNPGVSVGPPMHYDQVKEALYPDTSGAEDFGYERVRRLLDFVRGKSATDFSGVEGFEVFSDRVQPHSPGLGRRLWYGGGSLSSARWAGEHGMNFLTSSVVKAEGPDDTRDFADIQLSHIRAFRAAHPDGASARVSQGLVVIPTDSASPEQRVKYEEFVAKRLPRTTSPQGPARLLFAPDLVGSSDEIAERLHAHAAFREIDEVAFALPFTFEHEDYVQILTDMATKLGPALGWRRSG from the coding sequence GTGTCGCCGACCTCACGCCCCTTGCGCAAGCTGGGCTTCCTTACCATCGGACTGTTCGAAGGGGACGACCCCGGCCGGGGTCACGAGACCACCCTGGAGATCATCGAGCTGGGCGAACGGCTCGGCTTCGACAGCGCCTGGGTGCGCCACCGCCACCTGCAGTACGGCATCTCCTCCCCCGTGGCCGTGCTGGCGGCGGCCTCGCAGCGCACCCGCCGGATCGAGCTCGGCACCGCGGTCATCCCGCTGGGCTGGGAGAACCCGCTGCGTCTCGCGGAGGACCTGGCGACGGTCGACGTCCTGTCCGGGGGCCGGCTCAACCCGGGGGTGAGCGTCGGCCCACCGATGCACTACGACCAGGTCAAGGAGGCCCTGTACCCGGACACGTCCGGCGCGGAGGACTTCGGCTACGAGCGGGTGCGGCGACTGCTGGACTTCGTACGCGGCAAGTCCGCCACCGACTTCAGCGGGGTCGAGGGCTTCGAGGTGTTCTCCGACCGGGTGCAGCCGCACTCCCCGGGCCTCGGCCGCCGGCTGTGGTACGGCGGGGGCAGCCTGAGCTCGGCGCGGTGGGCCGGGGAGCACGGCATGAACTTCCTCACCAGCAGCGTCGTCAAGGCCGAAGGGCCGGACGACACACGGGACTTCGCCGACATCCAGCTCTCCCACATCCGCGCCTTCCGCGCCGCCCACCCCGACGGCGCCTCGGCCCGCGTCTCCCAGGGCCTCGTGGTCATCCCCACCGACTCCGCCTCACCCGAACAGCGCGTGAAGTACGAGGAGTTCGTGGCCAAGCGGCTGCCCCGCACGACTTCCCCGCAGGGCCCGGCCCGGCTGCTGTTCGCCCCCGACCTGGTGGGCTCCTCGGACGAGATCGCCGAACGCCTGCACGCCCACGCCGCGTTCCGTGAGATCGACGAGGTCGCCTTCGCGCTGCCGTTCACCTTCGAGCACGAGGACTATGTGCAGATCCTGACCGACATGGCGACGAAGCTGGGTCCGGCGCTGGGCTGGCGGCGCTCCGGTTGA
- a CDS encoding aldo/keto reductase produces MINIPEHPLNDGMKLPALGLGTWPMDDAQAEEAVAGALGLGYRLLDTATNYRNESGVGRGVARSGVAREEIVVTTKLPGRHHGYEETLASFEESRQRLGLAYVDLYLIHWPLPRVDKYVDSWRAMIKLREDGLVRSIGVSNFTAEHIERLEKETGVLPSVNQIELHPLFPQDALRAVHQAKGVRTQSWSPLGRGSALLDDPAVVAVAEALGVTPAQVVLRWHLQLGAVPLPKSSSPERQRANLDVFGFELGPAQMAAIADRVPERLGGDPEVHEEF; encoded by the coding sequence GTGATCAACATCCCGGAGCACCCGCTCAACGACGGCATGAAGCTCCCGGCCCTGGGCCTGGGTACCTGGCCGATGGACGACGCCCAGGCGGAGGAGGCGGTGGCCGGGGCGCTCGGCCTGGGCTACCGGCTGCTCGACACGGCGACGAACTACCGCAACGAGAGCGGGGTCGGCCGCGGGGTGGCCCGGAGCGGGGTGGCGCGCGAGGAGATCGTGGTGACCACGAAGCTGCCCGGCCGTCATCACGGCTACGAGGAGACCCTCGCCTCCTTCGAGGAGTCCCGGCAGCGGCTGGGTCTCGCCTACGTGGACCTGTATCTGATCCACTGGCCGCTGCCCCGGGTCGACAAGTACGTCGACTCCTGGCGGGCCATGATCAAGCTGCGCGAGGACGGCCTGGTCCGCTCGATCGGCGTCTCCAACTTCACCGCCGAGCACATCGAACGGTTGGAGAAGGAGACGGGCGTGCTGCCCTCCGTCAACCAGATCGAGCTGCACCCGCTCTTCCCGCAGGACGCGCTGCGCGCCGTCCACCAGGCCAAGGGCGTCCGCACGCAGAGCTGGAGCCCGCTGGGCCGTGGCTCGGCGCTCCTGGACGATCCGGCCGTCGTCGCCGTCGCCGAGGCGCTGGGCGTGACTCCGGCCCAGGTCGTGCTGCGCTGGCACCTCCAGCTCGGCGCGGTCCCCCTTCCGAAGTCGTCGAGCCCCGAGCGGCAGCGCGCCAACCTCGATGTCTTCGGCTTCGAACTCGGCCCGGCGCAGATGGCGGCGATCGCGGACCGGGTGCCGGAGCGCCTGGGCGGGGATCCCGAGGTGCACGAGGAGTTCTGA